The genomic interval atattttttaaaaatcatatTATATGCTTTAAAGCCAAATGGTTGTTTTCATATTATTTTCAGTAGTAAATTAAAAACAGTAAATTAAAACgagtaataaaaagtatttttcaaaagaaaggtCAATAAATGAAGTGGAAGGAATCTCAAATGATATTCAACACTGAATTGGAGAAATTCAAAAGTAGATTTCTTTTTAGATAGACTTAGACTTGTTCAAGTTTGAGTACTATTAAATGTGGGATTTTAAACAGTGATGCATAGCCGTCTACAATCTGTTTTTGCTGGAGTTATTACATCACAGCAGCTTAGACTCACTGAACATTTGTACTTAACTGTTACTTGATAGAACCTTTAGATCTGAGGGATCATAATAATCAGCTCTACATTCAGCCGTGCACGTATGAATGATGGAAAGGATTATGAAACTGCAGTCCCAGAAGGCAGGCAActgaaaatgattattaaaGCAGTATTTACATTTGGAAAACATACAAAgatctaaatctaaatgacTTGagaaccaacaaaacaaaatcagctGAAGGTGAAACATTTTCAACCACGTGTGGCaataatgtgaaaataaataaaactgaggTTGTACATCCATCATTGAGCACTAAAGTAAACCGCAATCAGTGAAATTTACAACCCAGGTTTCTCTGTTATGTGGTCAGGGGACAAATATCCTCCTAATTCCTGTAGGAGTCTCTCTTAATTGGTACTGAGGAAGTCACTCATTTGGTGGAGGCTGGTAACTGGCTCTGCGCGCCACCCGGCCCAGTCGGTCCACAGCCGCACTCTCAAACGCCCTCCTCATTAGAGGATGCTCCTCCAGGACCTCGTTGAAACTCTCCACGCTCAGGGAGTAAAGACGACAGTAGGTTTCTGCCCTCACGGTGGCTGTGCGTCGTCCTTGGGTTAGCAGGCAGATCTCTGAACCAAAGAGGAGAGGGTCAGTTTAACTTTTAAGGCAATATTTCAATGTGACAGAATGTATTTTATGTAGTTCAGCGAGATGAATGAAAGCATTCTCATGTCTGTACAGATATCAGGAAGCTAGAGCATAATAGACTGAGCCAGGCTGTCTGTTTCCCCGTTTCAActgtttgtgctaagctataCGCTAACAGGCGGCTGACTTTCGCTTCATATTTACAGTGCGGAAATGTCACTGTATTAGGACTTTGAAATAAATATCTTGGCCATTAATACTATTTAGAAACTTGCATGGAGTATTTGGACACATGTCAGCTTGGGTTTTGGGGAATGTGGTctctttttttgcaaacaattttaaaaatacttaTAGGTCAAACAATCAGTTAACTATGAAAATTAACCAAAAATcagtaaaatattatatttGGGATGTTACATTGTGTGAGTGATTAGATGATGGACAGATGAGTAACATACTTGTACGTCAAGTGAAAATGGGTCGGAGACGGCtttaacaaaagaagaagaatcccCACCCGCATCTTAAAGATTTGAAGGGAAAGGGTTCGAAGGTTGAATGTTTCACAAACGCTTTACCTCCAAAATAAGCTCCATCGTTGAGCGTAATCTCTTTACTGCCACGTGGGATGACAGTGACACTGCCGTGCTGGATAAAGTACATTTTCCGTCCCAGAGTTCCTTCTCGTATGATAAAATCGGCCGGTTGGAAGACTTCGAAACGCAGCTTGGTCAGTATCACTGTCACAAAATGAGGGTCGGTGTTGGCAAACAGTGGCATGTTGGCCACAAGCCCACGGCAGTTATAGCTGACTATCTCCTGCATGGTGGAGAGAGAAGACATAAACGTGAGTGACGCTGAGACAATTCTACCTGACTGCATTATTGTATTAATATGTTATTCATTACATTCTGTTGttcaaatacattattttaaacttGTTTGTTCCTGAGGAAACAATTTATTGATGCCCTAAAAATGTGCAGCATTAGAGGTGCATCTGTGAGGGGATGTCTCTAAGGAGAGCTACGTGGAGAAAAAGGCACACAAAGTCTCATGAATAACAGACCTCCTTCAGCGGATCGCTGAGCTCTCCAAGGATGCTGTCCTCATCAAACATCTTGCCCTGGAATCTCTGCTCGTAATAGTCATGGATCCGCTGTCTTACGTCCGCCGGGAGTTTATGGAACGACATGTACTGCTCCACTTGCTTGTACTGAAATCATTTGCACAAAACGCATGACGATTTGACCTTCATGTGCATACAATTGGAATCCAACAGAGCTGATGTCAGATGTCACATCTAGTCACATTTTCTACCATGTGTTTGCTGAAATATTCCTGATCACAATAATTATGCGTTTATtggttttgcagttttttttccagttttaaGTGGATTACAAACTCATTTGTAATGGGCATTAGCGAGCAGCAATCCAAAACAAAGGTGCCACCATTTGTCCATCAGCCGTTCGGCCTTATCTTGTGAAAATCCCCTGGAAAGGGTCACAGTCATGGCACAAAGTCCATTAGATAATATACATATTTTCTAAGCATTTGGCACAATTTCCACAAATCAACTGCGAGCAAGTAAGCCAGCCtgtgaaataaaacatggaCCCAGTATTCAATTTCACAGCCAGAACGGCATTAGCATTACCATCAAGCCATTGGAACATATTGTGTGCAAAACTGAAGGTCAAAATGTCTTAGTTTGTTAATCTTTTGCAGACAGTGCGGAGGTGATTACCTTCTCTTGATACTGGCGATGTGATGCATCCAAGGACTGGACCAGGTTAGCCGCATGACCGAGGAACATGGCGTAGCAGGTGGCCCCCACGACCATACTGATCATGGTGAGCCAAACGTCAGTTAAGCCTTCTGGAGGGTGGGCGCCGTATCCTATACACAGCATGTGACTCATGGCCATGAAGAGGGCGTAGGAGTACTGGAGGTGCCATGTAGAATTCTGGGAGGTTGTGGGAGAATATACTTTAGATCTATACAGACACATGAATGCAGCATAAGGGACGTTTTACAGTAGCGTTTGAAGACATACCGTTATCTTTTtgacaaaggggggggggggggggggcacattggAGGCAATGTCTGAAAGAGGCATTAGTGTTCCTAttcaaaatatttaattaatactAAAGAGTATTTTAGTCAGTGCACAGCAGCTGGAAAGCGTCTactccacatttttgtttatggTGAAATGATAATAGCACGTTTTTGGTCCTTAAATGAAACGAGGTACACGTTTTTATCAAACATCAACACATCAATGAGCGTCTCACCACCATGTTGTTTTTGGATACCCAGCAGTCTGGGGGAAATTCTTGTAACATAGGCACCATGAAGGTCAGGCAGCCATCCCAGTGACACAAAAGCAGCATCATACCAATCAAGTTGACGATGCGCACGGCAGCGCTGGCCAGGTCATAAGTCATGTGGAAGATCTAAGGGTGAGAGAAGGTGCATGGAAGGACACAAGTTGAACAACTGATGTGTGTACTGTTGTGTGTGTCATCACGAGCTTCGTATCCCATCTTCCTTTACCTCCTCCCATTGGTGAATGTAGCGGATGAGGCGAGACAGCCGGAGAAGACGCAGCAGGCTGAGGATCTTGGTGAAGCGCACGATGCGGAGGGCGCGGGCGGTGCGGTACACGTCAGACGAATCTTGCAGGGACTCCAGGTCAACGACTAGGAAGATGTAGTCAACGGGGATGGAGGAGATAAAGTCCACCAGGAACCAGGTGCGAAGATAATGCATGCGAATATCTTTGGGGTCCAGGATGATGTGGCTGTCCTCTACCGGGATGCCCGTGCGGAAATTGAAAACCAGGTCCATGAGGAAGAGAGTGTCCGACAGGACGTTGAAGGTGATCCAGGGCATGGTGTTCTGGTCTTCAAAGAAGGTGATTCCCCAGGGCAAAATGACCAGATTACTCATCATCAATAGGAGCATCACGATGTCCCAGTAAAACCTGGATAGAACAGGAGGGATGGGAGATCGAGGTTGTCCGGGTGGAAAGATGTAGTTCTTCCAGCTAAATCCCTAAACATTTCCAATATTGTTGTACAGTGATGCACATACAACCACTTTCTAGATTCTTGCTAATTTCGCACCGTGCATCACCAAAGAAGGGACCTGCGGGGTCATTGATCAATTATTTGCATTagaataaactatttttttttacggcTTAATGAAGTAAcacagtttttttgttgtttgaggCTATTTTAAAGTATAGACAACCTTTATATTAGATGTACAAATAAACTCCAATGGGAAAATAAGAACAaagaatatgtatatatctacTAAACTGCGTCCTttgcgagaaaaaaaaatgaatttctgCATAAAATTTGAATATtcgaaataaaataaaaaagatattgtATAAATGGTTATAGTTTTATTCATGTGATACATAATGTGTATGATTTAAAAGGGAATCAAACACATTAAAACTCAGGAACAGGAACAAGTCCTCTGACTGTCCCATGAATGTAAACGCTCTGACATGAGCGAATCCTGCTAATAACTGCTTGTCAAGTTAATCGTGTGAACAGAGCTTCTTTAGGTTTCGGAGTATAGGACAGAGATCCAGGGAGCTTTCTGGAGGTTTAAGGCCTTATCCCTGCACGCAGCGTGAGGCTTATGGGGAAATCTGTTCGCATAGTGAGTGAATTAATTGTCCGTGGAGTCTATTGGTTTCAcccacacagtgtttttttgtattcactATAGAGGGACACCAGTGACACACAGTAAAGTCAGTTACATTCATTACGTGTTTTTACGTGTTTTTAGCGCCACACAAAGCTTTAATCATTGTGTCATGAACGTCCCTTCTCATTCACGTTCATCCCCCCATGTACCCGCGTCGTCTGCGCCTACACGCCCGGGTTACACCGCTCCTTATCATCTCCCTTCATGTGGCAGCAGATTAGTGGTTAGTTGCTGCTAATAACTTCACCAAAGTCTCTGGATACCATTAGGGCTGTTTACATGAAACATGTGACAGGCGGAGTTAATTCTGCTGAATGAAAACCTTTTAGACGTTTTAGCCATAAATAAAAGCAGTGGTGGAACATgagtaaacatgttttttttaaagcatttcatGTTGACTCTAAATCCAGGATTGAGTATTACTATAACTATTACATAACTATAATATGGATTGCCATTCAAGCTGCTGCTGgtattcattttcaaaaatatttttgttattttattgaaatTGCTGTTGTTGTCTTGGTTTCAGTGGTTGATTTTTTGCAACCAGACATGACATGAAAGGGTGCTGCTAAGTACATCTAGTGAGGCAAGGGAAGTCATTTGAGTGACATGCagggtcattttctcatggACTTCTACACAATCACACCAATCTATCAGAAAGAATGCAAGTTGAAGGCACTTCGACATTGGATTGAGTTGCAGTCTGGAGGCAGTCGCTCGATTTAGCGACTTTTAAAACAACCTCGGCATTTCTAATATGAGCCTTTACTAAACAGAAACGAAGGAGATGTTTTGGATATCAGCAGAGGACCTTTGTTTTATGTCATTCCTCCAATTATTTCCAACTTTAAATTGGATcgaaaatgcaaaatgaaaccAGCAATCAACAAGAGGAAAGCTGAGCGCAGAAATGCGCGATTCAAACTCATCCATTAAAAAGGGAAGTTAGAGCATAAGGTTTAAGGAGAGTATGGCCTCTAGTAATCCCCCCTCAGCTGTCCGTGTATTATTGCATAATAGAGCAAGATTGGAATTATAGGGATTCTTATGGGTAATAATCCCTCTGCACTGGTTTATCCCCTCTGTCTGGCACCGGCCTGATgttgaaaatgattttaaatatgATGCCTGCTATTGTTAGGGACACCACATACAATTTGTTTGGGGCATTTTTGCACCGCCAGAAAAGGCTGAATGATCAGACTGATCTTTTCAAAAGTGAGGCTGAAAtagaacaaaaaatgttggatgtTTTTCAAATGGAATATATCGGATTGCAGATATTAACAGCATCAATGAATGCAGTTCTTCTTTCTCATCAGCCGGCAGAAAGGGAGTTACCAGTAGAACCATTAATCCAGATGATCTTGTCCTATATAGTGTATCACTAATCAAATCCCTTCATCGCCTTATCATGTGAGACCCACCCTGACATGAGCTCCTGTCCTGCAGACTGTCCTTGGAAGAATTGGATCTAACCCCGTCACAGACTGTTTGGTTGGATGTAAAGTGGTTACGTTTCAGTGAAGACAGAAAAATCAACCACCAATTGGGGAAATCTAGTTTTGGCAAAAGTGTACTGACTTTTGTTTCCCCCCATTTAGCACGTTCTGTCCATTCATAAATAATGGGGCAGAGAAATGAAAAGGAGACCGGGGGGTTAGGACACTCCGAAGATAACGTCATTATTACCTGAAGTCACTGTAAGGGTGGATGATCCACACTCCAAAGCTCTTGACCCTGGCCTGCTCAGCAGCAACACCCTTGTGGCTACCGAACATGCGCAGGGAGAACTTGTTGACCCCGGGCTGCAGCATCGACCCCAACTGCATCTGGAAGACGGGGGACTGGTCCGGGGAGGGTCTTGTGCCGTCGCTCTCTCCTTCGCCCACCCCGTGGGTGTCGAGCAGGCCGTCCGGATCGGCCGTGTAGTCGTCATTGTGAGTCTGGACCAAGGAGAAGAGCGTCTTGGTCACATCGGCCCTCTTCTCTGGCTTCGGGGAAGGGGTCCCAGGGGGGGTCGTCCTCTGTGAGCCACTTCTCCACCGCGAGAAGCGCAGGCTGCTCCAGCTGCGGTACCTGGATGTCTCCGGTTTGTGAGAAGGGCTCTCGGCAATGTTTCTCTGGTCCTCGATACTCCTGGAGAGGCTGTTCATTTTCATACTTTGCACTTGAAACCGGTAAGGAAAGGAGGGTTCTGTTGTCCCTGAGACTTGGCTTATAGGGGCCCGGTGGTAAAGTTCACTTACTAACAGAGGCCCCTGCAGCCATCTGACGGACTCTTTTAGCGTGAACTTCCAACACAATTTTTCTGAAACACTTGAAGCAGGCTGTAAACATAAAATACCATGCAGGTACCTACATCTAAAATTCCACACTTTGAACTCTCAGATTAGCACAACACAAATGAtgaaacacattgaaaaaaaaatccaccaaacaaaaaaagcactTCCCTTTAATTTGATGAATCCTCCGCGACCGtaaaaataaaagcgtcagcctGAGCCGCATTCTGTCATTGTTGGTTTGACCAGACGCAAATTGACAGCGAGGGTTGTGAAGCCTCCAGTAATCGCGGCTTGGCATAACTCCGTCCACtcacctctctccccctcctccccacccccccgcaggagggagaggggggcggggaggggggggggggggggtggggctccTGTCCCCTCCCCTTCGTCGGGACGGTTCCGGGCTGCTGATGCGCCCGCAGGACCCGCAGAGCAGTCGGGACGGGGACCATTTATCTTGGATAATtatttgtatgtgtttacaAGGAAGAGACAACATGCAGTATGTGAAAATAATTGGTTTTATTATGTACCACGACAGGAGCGTAATAATGACAATGTTTGCGTTGTAAaagaatttcaatttcaatgacAAAtactacaaacaaaaaaaatcccaaccAATCTGACACTGAAaagaatttcaatttcaatgacaaatactacaaaaaaaaaaatcccaaccaATCTGACACCTACAACAAATTGTGGAGAGTTGAGTCTTTGTGATGAACATACAACATACTACTGGGAAGTATATATATACTTTGCTTTACACCTGGAAACCCAAAATACAGAACATCTTTGCTTCTTAAAGATGTTGGTTAAGAAACAAATCCGGTAATAATTACACACACTGTGGTGTTAACGTTAAGTAaaactattcatttttttaaagtgtataCATACCAACCGTTTGCTATCATTTCAGTCTGCACTTGCAGAATTAGGAGCCAATAAGAGAGCGATGCCAGCTGCACAGTGGCCCCTGGGGGCCGCGGCGCCACGTTTCTGGGGGCCACTTCTGGTGACGTAAATACCCACACGCCCTCCACCACTAATCATAGAGAGaagacatctcactccttcatctTCTTCGGAGCAGGGTTTCTTGTTTGGTGCCACACATTTTCCTCAAAGAAAGAATTACACCGTATTATTAACTATTTGTGCTACATTTTCCACAAATGTTTAATTGATACTTTTTACTTACTTAACCGTTGGGTCATCCTTGACAAAATCACATATTTGGCGGTAGCCCGTCGCCTGTGCTCTCAGATTTGCAATCTCTTGGTTCCAGGCGTCATGCTCTGATTTTAAATTTGCTTCGtgtcaaaaaaagagaaggaataatTTAGACCCAAACAGTAATTATCATATTTCACCACATGATGGCACCAGCAGCTgatttgtaatgtaatgtgtgctATGCCTTCAATCTCCGTGTGTTCATGTTCTTTGCCGGCCAGCTCCTCCGCTTTAGTTTCCTACAACAGTGTGAAAGAATTGTCAGTCAATGTGACACGTTGTGTTGTGTTAAGCACTGAATATTTacaaagaaacaacagcagcagcatcactgtCATGATTGTTAACCGTAAAGTGCTGTATTCAAACTCCCCCTTCAGTaacataatcattttaaattacAATTTGAAGTACTTGCTCTGCAAAAAAGAAGATTCCACATTACTTATATATTATTCAATATATTAGTTAATGACTGGTGCATTAATGCATCGGCTTCTCCTTGCACCGGGACCTCTTTACTGATAACAGTAAatttactgttactgttacAGAGTAAATGGAACTGCTTACACCTCATAGCCATCTGAAACACGACAAACGAAGTGGCATACAATTGACCCACCAACTACCTTAGAATTGTAGTAAAAGGAACAGTGTGTAAAGTTTAGGGGGCTCTGTTGGCAGAAATGGACTATGATATTAAAACGTATGTCTCTTCTAGTGTATAATACCTAAAAATaagaattgtgtttttgttacttTACATGAGGCATTTGTGTCTACATACAGAGCAGGTGTTTCTACAAACCGAAGCCGACACAGACAGGATTCATTTCTTGTGCAAACAGTGTCTCAATCATCTGTGCGAGCTAAGAATGACGCTTTGTTCTCCTGTAATAGTTCCCGTCCTCCAGAattgataaaacaaaacaacaaaacagggGACGTCACATTGACACTATTTTGAggaacagaaataaaaacagtagAAGAAGTAAAAGAAACTTTTCACCTTTTCTTCTTGACAGATGGTAATTTCTGTTTTCATCTTCTCCACATCTGCGACGGCTTCTTCCACGTTCTTCTCCTCATCTTCTGCTATTTTAGTCCCCTTACTAAGCAGATTTTCCAACTGGACTTTATAGATGTCTAATTTTGATAGTTGATCGTTGAGACTCACCAAGTCCGCTGTTTCTAGTTCCTTGTACAAATGGCTCATGCCCTTTCGTCGTTCCAGCATAATCCCCACCACTAACAGGGACGCCGAGATGGACACAAGGGCCACAAACCCCTGAGTCTGCATTGCAGCTGTTGAGGCTTTTGCTCTGTGAAAAGCAAGCTGCAGAAGCAGGGATGACACATTTGAAGCCTATTGTTCAGTAAAAGTTTTCATTCATCACAGGTGGTAACAACAAGTCAGTGAAGCTTCCTGCCCTCTGCGTCTTGTTTTCCTCTTACCTTCCTACACGATCTTGACTTTAGTTCCTGCCTTATTTACAAATCGTCCACACAGATTGTACGTCGCTCGGCTGCAGACGACCtaactttcatttcatttacagCCACTGTCCGTTTACGGTGGTTGCACTTtattccttcctctttctcaaCAGACCGGTTTTTATGCTTGAAGCTCCACACTGCAAACAGGTTGTGTGACTCACTCGACACTCTGTGTAGCCGCGGCATGAGCTGAAAAATGCAAAGTGGTTTTATGCGATGGGGAGAGAACCAGTCTAAAGGAATCTGTCTAAAGGAAGAAGTCGATGGCTGAATGGGAGCTGTGGGATCATTTTCAACTGGAAACTATTCGTCTTCCAAGTGTAGATCTGAACTGTGTATATTATGTTTACTAAAAAATAGCATAAGGTCAAAGGCGAAAGGAATATTGGTATCAAGTAAAACGTTAACAGCTTCTCGGATCTCTTTCataattgattcattttctgaCGTCTCTGGTTACGCGATTGTGTAAGCCAATGCGCCTTTGTAAAGATTTGCCTCCCAGCCTTGCGAAACAGGTAGTATTTCTAGTCAATCATGTCTAGTTTGACATTTGTTTAAGAAGCTGCTCAACCACTCCTTTAAAAACTGAGCTGATCTCCTGGGTTGGATTCATTTGGTTAAGATGATCAAGTTATATAATACTTCATGTGCTTCCTTTAACCTTTCTGCCCAACCATTAGAAAATAGGTTATGTGTTGCTTTGATCAAAGTGGTGATTAAAGCAACACATAACATAACATGGTACCGCAGGGTGCGGTTATTACCTCGTGGGGTTAATTATTTAACAACCACGGATCCACAGGTAACCAAAGTAAGCAGACTGAGGCAAATGATTCCCCCAGATTACAAAGAGAACAATCATACAATGTATTAAACCAACTCCCATGCTCTAGAAATTAAAGaaccaaataaacaaattaagTGCTACTAGTGACTAGGCCGCAGcgggacaggagggggggggagctccACATGATGTGACAATCGTGTTCACGTGAAGCTCAGTCTGTACTTGCTCAGCATAAACTGTTAAACAGAAGCTACTGCACCTAAAAGTAACACTGAATCTACCGTGAGGTCCCACAGAGACACAAGAAAGAAGCTTTAAGTTGCTCCGGTG from Gasterosteus aculeatus chromosome 10, fGasAcu3.hap1.1, whole genome shotgun sequence carries:
- the LOC144383555 gene encoding uncharacterized protein LOC144383555 isoform X2; the protein is MQTQGFVALVSISASLLVVGIMLERRKGMSHLYKELETADLETKAEELAGKEHEHTEIEANLKSEHDAWNQEIANLRAQATGYRQICDFVKDDPTVKKMCGTKQETLLRRR
- the LOC144383555 gene encoding uncharacterized protein LOC144383555 isoform X1, with protein sequence MQTQGFVALVSISASLLVVGIMLERRKGMSHLYKELETADLVSLNDQLSKLDIYKVQLENLLSKGTKIAEDEEKNVEEAVADVEKMKTEITICQEEKETKAEELAGKEHEHTEIEANLKSEHDAWNQEIANLRAQATGYRQICDFVKDDPTVKKMCGTKQETLLRRR
- the hcn3 gene encoding potassium/sodium hyperpolarization-activated cyclic nucleotide-gated channel 2, with protein sequence MKMNSLSRSIEDQRNIAESPSHKPETSRYRSWSSLRFSRWRSGSQRTTPPGTPSPKPEKRADVTKTLFSLVQTHNDDYTADPDGLLDTHGVGEGESDGTRPSPDQSPVFQMQLGSMLQPGVNKFSLRMFGSHKGVAAEQARVKSFGVWIIHPYSDFRFYWDIVMLLLMMSNLVILPWGITFFEDQNTMPWITFNVLSDTLFLMDLVFNFRTGIPVEDSHIILDPKDIRMHYLRTWFLVDFISSIPVDYIFLVVDLESLQDSSDVYRTARALRIVRFTKILSLLRLLRLSRLIRYIHQWEEIFHMTYDLASAAVRIVNLIGMMLLLCHWDGCLTFMVPMLQEFPPDCWVSKNNMVNSTWHLQYSYALFMAMSHMLCIGYGAHPPEGLTDVWLTMISMVVGATCYAMFLGHAANLVQSLDASHRQYQEKYKQVEQYMSFHKLPADVRQRIHDYYEQRFQGKMFDEDSILGELSDPLKEEIVSYNCRGLVANMPLFANTDPHFVTVILTKLRFEVFQPADFIIREGTLGRKMYFIQHGSVTVIPRGSKEITLNDGAYFGEICLLTQGRRTATVRAETYCRLYSLSVESFNEVLEEHPLMRRAFESAAVDRLGRVARRASYQPPPNE